Proteins found in one Drosophila busckii strain San Diego stock center, stock number 13000-0081.31 chromosome 2R, ASM1175060v1, whole genome shotgun sequence genomic segment:
- the LOC108597656 gene encoding uncharacterized protein LOC108597656 isoform X1 has protein sequence MTKLYLGLSCYIDMAKFTALCCCLMLCLGYLEAARMSRYVVQWRQFDCFNHWGIVKNVSCRVDSTNEQWLSADFELSSTVEAVRLKYKLVVPRMLATKTDMVLFESELDGCKLLRDGVAQNRLVGIVLKNMLKDSNLARRCPVAPGQLYFHNVSCLDGFPAFLPETEFTAYLNFYAANGNDNVQTILRGNIMEYHRARLKQHFF, from the exons ATgactaaattatatttagggCTTAGTTGTTATATAGACATGGCGAAGTTCActgcgctttgctgctgcttaatgcTCTGCTTAGGTTATCTGGAAGCTGCACGC ATGTCGCGTTATGTGGTGCAGTGGCGTCAATTTGATTGCTTTAACCACTGGGGTATAGTGAAGAACGTCAGCTGTCGCGTAGATTCTACAAATGAGCAATGGCTCAGTGCAGACTTTGAACTGAGCTCAACTGTGGAAGCCGTGCGGCTCAAGTACAAGCTTGTGGTGCCTCGCATGCTTGCAACTAAAACTGATATGGTGCTGTTCGAGTCCGAGTTAGATGGCTGCAAGCTGCTGCGCGATGGTGTGGCGCAGAATAGACTTGTGGGCATTGTACTCAAGAATATGCTAAAAGACAGCAATCTGGCACGTCGTTGTCCCGTTGCACCG GGTCAACTGTACTTTCACAATGTCAGCTGCCTTGATGGATTTCCAGCGTTTTTGCCTGAAACTGAGTTTACGGCGTACTTGAACTTTTATGCTGCCAACGGTAACGATAACGTGCAAACCATTCTTAGGGGCAACATTATGGAATATCATAGAGCACGGCTAAAGcaacatttcttttaa
- the LOC108597656 gene encoding uncharacterized protein LOC108597656 isoform X2: MTKLYLGLSCYIDMAKFTALCCCLMLCLGYLEAARMSRYVVQWRQFDCFNHWGIVKNVSCRVDSTNEQWLSADFELSSTVEAVRLKYKLVVPRMLATKTDMVLFESELDGCKLLRDGVAQNRLVGIVLKNMLKDSNLARRCPGQLYFHNVSCLDGFPAFLPETEFTAYLNFYAANGNDNVQTILRGNIMEYHRARLKQHFF, from the exons ATgactaaattatatttagggCTTAGTTGTTATATAGACATGGCGAAGTTCActgcgctttgctgctgcttaatgcTCTGCTTAGGTTATCTGGAAGCTGCACGC ATGTCGCGTTATGTGGTGCAGTGGCGTCAATTTGATTGCTTTAACCACTGGGGTATAGTGAAGAACGTCAGCTGTCGCGTAGATTCTACAAATGAGCAATGGCTCAGTGCAGACTTTGAACTGAGCTCAACTGTGGAAGCCGTGCGGCTCAAGTACAAGCTTGTGGTGCCTCGCATGCTTGCAACTAAAACTGATATGGTGCTGTTCGAGTCCGAGTTAGATGGCTGCAAGCTGCTGCGCGATGGTGTGGCGCAGAATAGACTTGTGGGCATTGTACTCAAGAATATGCTAAAAGACAGCAATCTGGCACGTCGTTGTCCC GGTCAACTGTACTTTCACAATGTCAGCTGCCTTGATGGATTTCCAGCGTTTTTGCCTGAAACTGAGTTTACGGCGTACTTGAACTTTTATGCTGCCAACGGTAACGATAACGTGCAAACCATTCTTAGGGGCAACATTATGGAATATCATAGAGCACGGCTAAAGcaacatttcttttaa
- the LOC108597656 gene encoding uncharacterized protein LOC108597656 isoform X3 encodes MSRYVVQWRQFDCFNHWGIVKNVSCRVDSTNEQWLSADFELSSTVEAVRLKYKLVVPRMLATKTDMVLFESELDGCKLLRDGVAQNRLVGIVLKNMLKDSNLARRCPVAPGQLYFHNVSCLDGFPAFLPETEFTAYLNFYAANGNDNVQTILRGNIMEYHRARLKQHFF; translated from the exons ATGTCGCGTTATGTGGTGCAGTGGCGTCAATTTGATTGCTTTAACCACTGGGGTATAGTGAAGAACGTCAGCTGTCGCGTAGATTCTACAAATGAGCAATGGCTCAGTGCAGACTTTGAACTGAGCTCAACTGTGGAAGCCGTGCGGCTCAAGTACAAGCTTGTGGTGCCTCGCATGCTTGCAACTAAAACTGATATGGTGCTGTTCGAGTCCGAGTTAGATGGCTGCAAGCTGCTGCGCGATGGTGTGGCGCAGAATAGACTTGTGGGCATTGTACTCAAGAATATGCTAAAAGACAGCAATCTGGCACGTCGTTGTCCCGTTGCACCG GGTCAACTGTACTTTCACAATGTCAGCTGCCTTGATGGATTTCCAGCGTTTTTGCCTGAAACTGAGTTTACGGCGTACTTGAACTTTTATGCTGCCAACGGTAACGATAACGTGCAAACCATTCTTAGGGGCAACATTATGGAATATCATAGAGCACGGCTAAAGcaacatttcttttaa
- the LOC108597655 gene encoding stress-activated map kinase-interacting protein 1: MATYSNQHWLLSHIRNSFISTDDTGICETVMLSDDMPKQYLRKFQAAANAQAAQGTTQDGYRRAQQRHQQQQQRRSTDTASSLPSQHVPPRIADAPFHDVDFVCYPGLDLSDDEDLDTSTHSFDIQMYPEVGAHRFRSNTAQKLEKLDIAKRKAARIKSVNYNEEAQPPQRQDFFKRKQLPSKPAKQATTEPAEQQQSKLTAQLARSPQQTQNRFMEYARFDGTAQVGMPTKRINVYVNMLPEPERNYPLKICVLSTAKIIEVIGLVCYKASLQHPDVLQLKSVQHYALYMTEDNDDMDDFPPLDNREPCSKFGFSHLTLAERRPLAPVTRIDYHTQPGTKSMTSEEEDKGALADAAVQALQHISLNGDVPDSAASDQLDQVKAYEQSLLNHSDMMEAPISASYRLSLIDKRFFKCDVNLVVCWERIEIDQLKNVKFWTQKKFVSTPIEFVAYCEIVEQKQLKALMRIWLKAKSNSGLATSCTSAPMDASSMTLNTSSASPSSPPFGGSPFGLFGGQTIRFKHYDFDTDVHTAEKICRKLNCILVMRASELRKEFLRLRQRQTSVTSAGSSAKKQLKL, from the coding sequence ATGGCTACCTATTCCAACCAGCACTGGCTGCTCTCGCACATACGGAACTCGTTCATCTCCACGGACGACACCGGTATCTGTGAGACAGTCATGCTCAGTGATGATATGCCCAAGCAATATCTGCGGAAGTTCCAGGCCGCCGCCAACGCCCAAGCTGCTCAGGGCACCACACAGGATGGCTATCGGCGTGCACAGCAgcgtcatcagcagcagcaacagcgcaggAGCACAGACACTGCCAGCTCTTTACCTTCACAACATGTGCCGCCTCGCATAGCAGATGCGCCGTTTCATGACGTGGATTTTGTTTGCTATCCGGGGCTGGATCTGAGTGATGATGAAGATCTGGACACTTCCACGCACTCGTTtgacatacaaatgtatccaGAGGTGGGTGCCCATCGCTTTCGCTCTAATACAGCGCAGAAACTAGAGAAATTGGACATTGCCAAGCGAAAGGCGGCACGCATTAAAAGTGTTAACTACAATGAGGAGGCGCAGCCACCACAGCGTCAGGACTTCTTcaagcgcaagcagctgccGTCAAAGCCTGCCAAGCAAGCCACAACGGAGCCAGCCGAGCAACAGCAGTCCAAACTAACGGCGCAGCTGGCCAGGAGTCCACAGCAGACGCAGAATCGTTTTATGGAGTATGCACGCTTCGATGGCACGGCTCAGGTAGGCATGCCGACCAAACGCATTAATGTATACGTCAATATGCTGCCGGAACCGGAGCGTAACTATCCGCTGAAAATCTGCGTGCTGTCGACAGCCAAAATTATTGAGGTCATAGGCCTGGTGTGCTACAAAGCGAGTCTGCAACATCCGGATGTACTGCAGCTGAAATCCGTGCAGCATTATGCGTTGTATATGACGGAGGACAACGATGATATGGACGACTTTCCGCCGCTGGACAATCGCGAACCCTGCTCCAAGTTTGGCTTTTCACATTTGACGCTCGCCGAGCGTCGTCCCCTTGCACCTGTTACCCGCATCGATTATCATACCCAACCTGGCACCAAGTCCATGACTTCCGAGGAGGAGGACAAGGGCGCGCTGGCTGATGCCGCCGTTCAGGCGCTGCAGCACATCAGTCTAAACGGCGATGTGCCCGACTCTGCTGCATCAGATCAGCTGGACCAGGTGAAAGCCTACGAGCAGAGTCTGCTCAACCACAGTGACATGATGGAGGCGCCCATTTCCGCCAGCTATAGGCTCAGCCTTATCGATAAGCGATTCTTTAAGTGCGACGTCAATCTGGTCGTCTGCTGGGAACGCATAGAGATTGATCAACTAAAGAATGTCAAGTTCTGGACGCAAAAGAAGTTTGTCTCCACGCCCATTGAGTTTGTGGCCTACTGTGAGATTGTGGAGCAGAAACAACTAAAGGCGCTAATGCGCATCTGGCTAAAAGCCAAATCCAACAGTGGACTTGCCACCAGCTGCACCTCCGCGCCGATGGACGCCAGCAGCATGACGCTAAATACAAGCAGCGCTTCACCTAGTAGTCCGCCCTTTGGCGGCTCACCATTTGGCCTCTTCGGCGGCCAGACCATTCGCTTTAAGCACTATGATTTTGATACGGATGTGCATACGGCGGAGAAGATCTGCCGCAAACTGAACTGCATACTGGTCATGCGTGCCAGCGAGCTGCGCAAGGAGTTCCTGCGTCTACGCCAGCGACAGACGTCGGTAACGTCAGCTGGCTCCAGCGCCAaaaagcagctcaagctgtAG
- the LOC108595552 gene encoding zinc finger protein 239 isoform X2, producing MAAIPVEYDETVVNQFSCKRCDRTFKSKRDQTLHRQEVHNHNKTTYECKLCAKSFCNSGNLDRHMKVHNDVRPFVCQICSKAFAQAVNLQRHYAVHSGERPFQCNFCNKSFTQQSNMKRHKMTHTGEKPFRCQRCGRYFSQLVNLKKHKLGHLNAKPYQCTYCEKGFTQLSNFKRHLQSHIKEGVDVDVPGSIQAATAMARERLEAEQKPFFECMVCRAIFETFVDYEKHEAKCHEENAQLDVNQMAQMHDDYLPMKFSVPDLDTQEIIIETTH from the exons ATGGCGGCCATCCCGGTGGAATACGACGAGACGGTGGTCAATCAGTTCAGCTGCAAGCGCTGCGATCGC ACATTCAAGAGCAAACGAGATCAAACGCTGCACAGGCAGGAGGTGCACAATCACAACAAGACTACCTACGAGTGCAAGCTATGCGCCAAGAGTTTCTGCAACAGCGGCAATTTGGATCGGCATATGAAGGTGCACAACGATGTGCGTCCATTTGTCTGCCAGATTTGCTCCAAGGCGTTCGCGCAGGCAGTTAACTTGCAACGACACTACGCCGTACACAGCGGCGAGCGTCCGTTTCAATGCAACTTCTGCAACAAATCCTTTACGCAGCAGAGCAATATGAAGCGGCACAAGATGACACACACCGGCGAGAAACCGTTCCGTTGTCAGCGCTGCGGACGCTACTTCTCCCAATTGGTTAACCTAAAGAAACACAAGCTGGGACATCTAAACGCCAAGCCTTATCAATGTACCTACTGCGAAAAGGGCTTTACCCAGCTGTCCAACTTCAAGCGACACTTGCAGTCGCACATAAAAGAAGGCGTCGATGTTGACGTGCCTGGCTCCATACAAGCAGCTACGGCGATGGCGCGAGAGCGTCTCGAAGCGGAGCAAAAACC TTTCTTTGAGTGCATGGTCTGTCGCGCCATCTTTGAGACTTTTGTGGACTATGAGAAACATGAGGCCAAATGCCATGAAGAGAATGCACAGCTGGATGTAAATCAGATGGCACAGATGCATGACGATTATTTACCTATGAAGTTCTCTGTGCCGGATCTAGATACGCAGGAGATAATTATTGAGACTACACACTAG
- the LOC108595552 gene encoding zinc finger protein 239 isoform X1 yields MAAIPVEYDETVVNQFSCKRCDRTFKSKRDQTLHRQEVHNHNKTTYECKLCAKSFCNSGNLDRHMKVHNDVRPFVCQICSKAFAQAVNLQRHYAVHSGERPFQCNFCNKSFTQQSNMKRHKMTHTGEKPFRCQRCGRYFSQLVNLKKHKLGHLNAKPYQCTYCEKGFTQLSNFKRHLQSHIKEGVDVDVPGSIQAATAMARERLEAEQKPSFFECMVCRAIFETFVDYEKHEAKCHEENAQLDVNQMAQMHDDYLPMKFSVPDLDTQEIIIETTH; encoded by the exons ATGGCGGCCATCCCGGTGGAATACGACGAGACGGTGGTCAATCAGTTCAGCTGCAAGCGCTGCGATCGC ACATTCAAGAGCAAACGAGATCAAACGCTGCACAGGCAGGAGGTGCACAATCACAACAAGACTACCTACGAGTGCAAGCTATGCGCCAAGAGTTTCTGCAACAGCGGCAATTTGGATCGGCATATGAAGGTGCACAACGATGTGCGTCCATTTGTCTGCCAGATTTGCTCCAAGGCGTTCGCGCAGGCAGTTAACTTGCAACGACACTACGCCGTACACAGCGGCGAGCGTCCGTTTCAATGCAACTTCTGCAACAAATCCTTTACGCAGCAGAGCAATATGAAGCGGCACAAGATGACACACACCGGCGAGAAACCGTTCCGTTGTCAGCGCTGCGGACGCTACTTCTCCCAATTGGTTAACCTAAAGAAACACAAGCTGGGACATCTAAACGCCAAGCCTTATCAATGTACCTACTGCGAAAAGGGCTTTACCCAGCTGTCCAACTTCAAGCGACACTTGCAGTCGCACATAAAAGAAGGCGTCGATGTTGACGTGCCTGGCTCCATACAAGCAGCTACGGCGATGGCGCGAGAGCGTCTCGAAGCGGAGCAAAAACC TAGTTTCTTTGAGTGCATGGTCTGTCGCGCCATCTTTGAGACTTTTGTGGACTATGAGAAACATGAGGCCAAATGCCATGAAGAGAATGCACAGCTGGATGTAAATCAGATGGCACAGATGCATGACGATTATTTACCTATGAAGTTCTCTGTGCCGGATCTAGATACGCAGGAGATAATTATTGAGACTACACACTAG
- the LOC108595670 gene encoding lysosomal aspartic protease has protein sequence MNLIINLLLLWATSHVHAHATLQLHRVPLHRFPSARNRFEHFGIRMDRLRLKYSFKAHPDEIHSEPLSNYLDAQYFGPISIGTPPQTFNVIFDTGSANLWVPSESCASMLACKIHRRYNAKRSSSFKRNGKQFAIHYGSGSLAGYLSQDTVRVAGLEIQDQTFAEATLMPGPIFLAAKFDGIFGLAYQSISIQKIKPPFYAIMEQQLLPRPVFSVYLSRRSSRRQGGFLFFGGSNPRYYNGNFSYAPVTHRFYWQVEMEAARIGRLELCQHGCQVIIDTGTSFLAVPYEQAILINESINGTPAAYGQFSIPCDKVSRLPMLTFHLGGKRFQLRGEDYVFHDMYADRAVCASAFIAVDLPSPSGPLWILGDVFLGKYYTEFDMGKHRIGFADARA, from the coding sequence ATGAATCTAATAATCAACTTATTGTTGCTCTGGGCAACGAGTCATGTCCACGCCCACGctacgctgcagctgcatcgTGTGCCGCTGCATCGATTCCCCTCAGCGCGTAATCGCTTCGAGCACTTTGGCATACGCATGGATCGGCTGCGTCTCAAGTACAGCTTTAAGGCCCATCCAGACGAAATACACAGCGAGCCTTTGAGCAATTATTTGGATGCACAGTACTTTGGACCCATAAGCATAGGCACGCCGCCGCAAACATTCAATGTGATCTTTGACACCGGCTCTGCTAATCTGTGGGTGCCCTCGGAGAGCTGCGCCAGCATGTTGGCCTGCAAGATACACAGACGCTACAATGCCAAACGATCCAGCAGCTTCAAGCGCAATGGCAAGCAGTTTGCTATACACTATGGCTCTGGTAGTCTGGCGGGTTATCTTTCCCAGGATACAGTGCGTGTGGCCGGCTTGGAGATACAAGATCAAACCTTTGCGGAGGCTACGTTAATGCCGGGACCCATCTTTCTGGCAGCCAAGTTTGATGGCATCTTTGGCTTGGCTTACCAAAGCATTTCCATACAAAAGATTAAGCCGCCATTCTATGCAATAAtggaacagcagctgctgccgcgtCCAGTGTTCTCTGTGTATCTAAGTCGGCGCTCCAGTCGTCGTCAGGGCGGCTTTCTCTTCTTTGGTGGCTCCAATCCGCGCTACTACAATGGCAACTTTAGCTATGCGCCGGTAACGCACCGCTTCTATTGGCAGGTGGAAATGGAAGCAGCGCGCATTGGACGTCTGGAGTTATGCCAGCATGGCTGCCAAGTCATCATAGACACAGGCACTAGCTTTCTAGCCGTGCCCTATGAGCAGGCTATACTCATAAATGAATCCATCAATGGCACACCCGCTGCCTATGGCCAGTTCAGCATACCCTGCGACAAGGTCTCGAGACTGCCCATGTTAACCTTTCATTTGGGTGGCAAACGCTTTCAGCTGCGCGGCGAGGATTACGTTTTCCATGATATGTATGCGGATCGAGCTGTCTGCGCTTCAGCTTTCATTGCTGTGGACTTGCCTTCGCCCAGTGGTCCACTCTGGATCTTGGGCGATGTTTTTTTGGGCAAGTATTATACAGAGTTTGATATGGGCAAGCATCGCATTGGCTTCGCCGATGCCAGGGCTTAA